Part of the Spiroplasma endosymbiont of Poecilobothrus nobilitatus genome is shown below.
GACATATTGAACCTAAAAACCAAGATGACAGAGAGAAGGACGATCATTATTAATGAAAACTTTAGTATGAAATAAGCCAAGTGATAAGAAACCAAAAGTTGCTTGTTTAGGTTTGTTTGATGGGTTTCATCAAGGTCATTTAAAATTAATTACACGTTTAATGGAGATTAAAAAACAGTATAACCTTGCAACATTATTTTTTACTATGTCACAAAGTGTCAGTAATTTTTTACAACAAACAAATACAAAAATAGTAGATAATCATTCAAAACAACAAATTGTTGAAAAATTAGGATTTGATTATTATTTAGAAGTGCCGATTACTACTGCATTTATAAATTTATCTGCACAACAATTTTTAACAATTTTAAAAAAACAATTTAATGTTACAAAAATTGTCATTGGCTCTGATTTTCGGTTTGGAAAAAATCGTGAAGGGGATTTTAATGATATTATTGCTTTTTTTGGTCAAGAAAATGTTTATTTAATTACTCGCCAAGATAATTTGTTTTCTTCAACAACAATTCGAAATTTTTTATTAGAATATGATTTATTATCAGCAAATAAATTATTGTATGAAGATTATAATTTACGTGGAGAAGTAAAACCAGGAAAACAATTAGGACGAACAATTAATTTTCCAACGGCAAATATTTATTTGCCACAGAAAGTAATTTTGCCCCATGGTGTTTATGCAACAGAAACATTAGCACAAGGCAAACTTTATCCTTCAATGACATCTTATCGGTTATTTGAAGGGAAAAAAGTTGTTGAAACATATTTGCTAAATGTTAATTTGGATTTATATGGTCATGAAATCATTGTTTATTTTAAAAAATATCTTCGAGAAAATATTAAAATTAATAATTTAGCAGAATTAGTTACGCTTTTAGAACAAGATTTAGTTAATACCCTTGTTTTTTTTGCCAAAAAAGCATAATATTAATAAGGCTGTTATTTCGTTGATTTAAGATAACCCTTTCTTAAATTCTTTGTTTTAACATAATAAACCACTAAATGAAGGGAGAAAATAGTAATGGTTTCAAAAGAAAAAAAAGCAGAATTAGTTACAAAGTTTGGTAAAAATACCAAAGATACTGGTTCAACAAAAGTTCAAATTGCAATCTTAACAGAAGATATTAACAATTTGACCGAACACTTAAAAGTACATCGAAAAGATATTGTTTCAAGAAGAAGTTTATTGCAAAAAGTAGCACAAAGAAAACACTTGCTTGCATATTCAACCAAAACTGATTTTAATGAATATAAAGCAATCATTGAAACATTAGGAATTAGAAAATAAGGTTTAAAGTTTTTAACCTTTTTTTAAAAGTTTAATATGGAGTATAATAAGATAAATTAATAATTTAGATAGCATTACAAAAGTTGAGATTTTACAAAAAAATATAAATAAAAACAACTAAACAAATTAAATAAATTTACTAAAAACCTAATATTAAGCATTTTTTTTGCATTACTTAATTAATAAGTAAATTTAATTTTGTTTGTTATACTTACAAACCTCAACTTTTTTCTTACTATCATAATTTATTTAATTACAACAATTACTATTATTTAGTTAATAAATTTGTTATTGTGCATTTAATTTACATTTAAAAAAAGATTATTTTACTTAATGTTAGAATTAAGGTAATGAAAAGGATGATATATAATGGAAAAAAATTTGTTGTAGTAACAGGAGCATCATCAGGAATTGGATATGGTTATTGTCAGTGATTGTTGAAGCAAGGTTATCATATTATTGGAGTATCTCGTCATACAGAATGAGCAAAAGAATTACAACAACAATTTCCTGAACAAACAATTGTTGATTTATCATATGATTTGTCTGTTCCTGAAAATTGTTATGCTTTATTTGAAGAAATAAAACAGTATCATATTGTTTTATTTATTAATAATGCTGGTTTTGGTAAAAAAGATCTTTTTATAACAATTCCTCTAGCAGATGAATTAAAAATGATTAATTTAAATATTCAAGCAGTCCATATTTTAACAAAACTTTTTACGCAATATTTTATTGAGCAGAAAAAAGGACGAATTATTAATATTTATTCCCTGGCTGCTTTTTTTCCTGGACCAGGAATGGCAACTTATTTTATTATGCAACAAAAGCATATATTTTAAGTTTATCTGTTGCTATTAATACTGAATTAAAGAAAACAAAATCACCAGTTCGTGTAGTTACTATTTGTCCTAGAGCCACACAAACTGCGTTTTTTAAAAATGCTGATTTTAAAAAAAATAAAACATTGCCAGGTTTAATGTAATTAGAACGATTTATTAAAAAATCCTTACCAAAAGCATTAAAAATAAAAAGAAAAAATTATTTAATTATTGGTTGAAAAAATCGCTCTTTGAAACGTTTATTTCGTATTATTCCACAAAAATCTTCATTAAATTATACATATTTAATTCAAACTAAAGATTAAAATTTTACTTTAATTTTGTAGAAAACTCTTGATATTTATAAAATATACCTAAAATTAGGTATATTTTTAATATAAGAGGTGAATAATTAATGGAAAAAATAATTGAAGAATTAATAAATAGTTTAACAGATGATCAATTTTTATAATTTCATGAAAAAGTAAAAAAAGAAGCAGAATTAATTAAAAAACAAAAATGCTTAAATGAAATTGATCAAAAATTTAGGGATAAAGGTATTAAATGTCCTAATTGTCAATCTTTTTATTGTGTTAAAAATGGTCATAATCCTGAAGGAAAACAAAAATATTTATACAAAAAATGTCGTGCTAGTTTTGATGCTTTTCGTGATCATTTTACGTATTGAAGTCATTTAAATTATGAACAGTGAAATTTATTGATTCAAATTTCATTATTAGGCCAATCTAGTAAAATGATTTCCCACTTTATTAAAACATCACCGAAAACCGCTTGATATAATCGCCAAAAAATAATGAAATCAAAACAATTAGAAAACACCCAATTAAAATTTAAAACGTTAAATGGCCAAATTCAAATCGATGAAACATTTATTAAAGAAATCCACAAAGGTAATTTTAAAGATAAATTTGATAAAAGAAAAATTCATCTTGATTCATTTTCGACCAACACTAAATGTTGTATTCAAATGGCTGTTGATAGCAATAATAATATTTATGTTAAATCAACCAACACAAAACGATTACAAAAACAGTGAATTATTGAAAATATTAATAAACAATTAATCAAAGAAAATTCAATTATTATTTCTGACATGCAACCATTATATTTATTAGTATCAAAACAAACAAATTCTATTTTATTAGCAACTAAAACTATTATAAATCCTGATGCTAGTTATCGGAAGTTAAATAAAATTAGTAAATTACAATCAAATCTTAAAGAATCCTTAATTCATTATCATGGCTTAGGTTTCACGAACATTCAAAATTATTTAAATCTATGAAAATGAAAATACCAGCATAAAGGTTTAACGCCAAACCAACAATTATCGGTATTATATTTTAACGTATAAAAAAGTTAAATAACAATATTAAAAGTTTATATAATTTTATGGAATGGCAACACTTTTTAGGACACTTTTTATATAGACATTTGTTTTCTAAAAGTAACTGGAGATAAATAATTTAAACTGCCATGAATTAGAATATTGTTATATCAATGCACAAAATCAAAAAGTTCGTATTTTAATTGTGTTAAATTTTTAAATTTTTTACCCTTAATAAATTCAGTTTTAAAAGTTTTGTAAGTTGTTTCAGCCACAGCATTATCATAAGGGCAGCCTTTATTGCTTAATGATCTTTTAATATTAAAAGTTATTAAAATTTCATCAATGATTTTATTTTTAAACTCATTACCACGATCAGTATGAAATAGAGTTATTTGATTTAATGGTCGTGTTATTTTATGAAAAGCTTGTTGGACCAGTTCGGCTGTTTTATTCGGCCCAGCACTATAACCAATTATTTCACGATTAAACAAGTCAATTAATAAACAAATATAATGTCATTTAGCACCAACTTGAACATATGTTAAATCACTAACAATAACTTCATTAGGTTTTTTGTTGTTAAATTGACGATTTAAAATATTATTAATTTGGTCATTATTGACTGTTGTTTTATGATTATGATATTTTAATTTGGTGTATTTAGAAACCAAATTATTTTTGATCATAAAGAATCTGATTTTTCGCCGCGATAAGATGATATCTTTTCTGTTTAAAATAACTTTAATTTTGCGAGCCCCATAAATTTTGCGACTTTTATTAAAGGCACTGATAACTTCTTGTTCATAATTATTAACTTGCTTGTTAATACATTTATTAGTTTGATAATAATACGTTGATTTTGATAAACCCAAAATCTTACATATTTTTCTTACTGAATATTTTGTTTTGTTGTTATTAATTATTGTTATTTTTTGGCCATTATAAGTGCGGCTTGCTTTAAAATGTCATTTTCCATTTTCAAGTCTTTAAGTTCTTTTCGTAAAGTTATTATTTCATTTTCTTCTAGCGCGCGATTGTCTTTTGCTTTAAATGAACCAGAATTATTATAATTTTTAACTCAACTATAAATAGTTGGTTTTGGTAAATTATATTCTTGCCCTAGATTAATAACACTTTTACCATTTTTATATAGCATGACAATTTGTTTTTTAAATTCTTCAGAGTATGAAGTTTTATTTCCCATTTTTATATTCCTTCTTTCTTAATAATTTTATCTAATTTTGAAGTCTATATAATTATGGTCCTAATAATTGTAGCCTATCCATTCTTAAAGTTATCATATTGATGATTTTTTTTATTTCATCAAGAGTTTTCTACAAAATTAAAAAAATTTTATATATGGGTTAATTTATGTCATAAATTAGAAATTCTTTCGGGTCAAAAAAATATATTTTAAAATAATTATTAACCCCCTTGATTTTTTTTTTTTTTTAATAATTGTAAATTGTAAATGCAAATGTAGCACTTTATTGAAAAAAATAAAGTGCTACATTTGCATTTACAATTTACAAAATAAAAAAACAACTTATAAAAAAGTTGATTTATTGTTTTTACTTTCTTAAAAAAATAAGCAAACTTAAATTCGATTGAAAGTAAAATTGGATTTATCAAATTTTTGTTTTTTTTGTTTTCATTTTTTATTACCTTGGGTATTAAATTTCTTTTTTGTATTAGATTGGTTCTTTTTATTATCTAAATATGAATACTCATATTTAAAATTATTATTTTTTTGATTAAAAGTTGCTTTTTTATTACTAGAACTAAAGTTTTTTGTTCCTTGTGGTTTTTGTTTTAAATCATATGTTGTAATATCTAATAACTCAATTTTTTTCTTTTGATATGTACCCAAATGCTGAATTTCTCTTAAATCATTACGATTTGAAACAATTGATATTGCTACACCAGTAGCGCCAGCGCGTGCTGTTCTTCCAATCCGATGAATATAACTTTCTCGTTCTATTGGAATATCGTAATTAATAACATAATCAATATTGTCAATATCAATTCCTCGTGCTGCAACATCAGTGGCAACCATAACTTGCACTTTACCATCCCGGAATAAACGCATTGCCCGCTTTCGTTCATAACGACTTTTATCACCATTAATTGTACAACAAGGAATACCATTATTTGTTAACATTTCAGCAATTTTATTAGTAAAAACTTTTGTATTTGAAAAAATAATACTTCGTTTTGGTTGCAAATGTTTATATAATGCTATTAAAACATCTTCCTTATGAAAAGACAATGCATTTACATACTGCTGTCTAATATTATTTTGTTCAATAACATTTTTTGTAACAACAATTTCAACAGGATTATTTTGATAGTTATTAGCAATTTCTAATACTTGTTTTGACATTGTTGCTGAAAATAATAATGTTTGATATTGTTTAGGAGCATTTTGAAATACTTTATCAAGATCATTTTTAAATCCCATTTTTAACATTTCATCAGCTTCATCTAAAACAATTGTTTTAATTTTATCTAATCGCAATGTTTTACGATTAATATGATCAGCAATTCGTCCTGGAGTTCCCACAATAATATTGCTTTTTCGTAAAGCATAAATTTGACGTTGGATATGTGAACCACCACAAATTAAGGTTGCATTTACACCTTCTAAATAAGTTGCAAATTTTCGAACCTGGTCAATTATTTGGCTTGCTAATTCATGTGTTGGGCATAAAATAATTGCTT
Proteins encoded:
- the rpsO gene encoding 30S ribosomal protein S15, producing MVSKEKKAELVTKFGKNTKDTGSTKVQIAILTEDINNLTEHLKVHRKDIVSRRSLLQKVAQRKHLLAYSTKTDFNEYKAIIETLGIRK
- a CDS encoding IS3 family transposase (programmed frameshift): MGNKTSYSEEFKKQIVMLYKNGKSVINLGQEYNLPKPTIYSWVKNYNNSGSFKAKDNRALEENEIITLRKELKDLKMENDIFKASRTYNGQKITIINNNKTKYSVRKICKILGLSKSTYYYQTNKCINKQVNNYEQEVISAFNKSRKIYGARKIKVILNRKDIILSRRKIRFFMIKNNLVSKYTKLKYHNHKTTVNNDQINNILNRQFNNKKPNEVIVSDLTYVQVGAKWHYICLLIDLFNREIIGYSAGPNKTAELVQQAFHKITRPLNQITLFHTDRGNEFKNKIIDEILITFNIKRSLSNKGCPYDNAVAETTYKTFKTEFIKGKKFKNLTQLKYELFDFVHWYNNILIHGSLNYLSPVTFRKQMSI
- the ribF gene encoding riboflavin biosynthesis protein RibF, which translates into the protein MKTLVWNKPSDKKPKVACLGLFDGFHQGHLKLITRLMEIKKQYNLATLFFTMSQSVSNFLQQTNTKIVDNHSKQQIVEKLGFDYYLEVPITTAFINLSAQQFLTILKKQFNVTKIVIGSDFRFGKNREGDFNDIIAFFGQENVYLITRQDNLFSSTTIRNFLLEYDLLSANKLLYEDYNLRGEVKPGKQLGRTINFPTANIYLPQKVILPHGVYATETLAQGKLYPSMTSYRLFEGKKVVETYLLNVNLDLYGHEIIVYFKKYLRENIKINNLAELVTLLEQDLVNTLVFFAKKA
- a CDS encoding SDR family NAD(P)-dependent oxidoreductase, whose translation is MIYNGKKFVVVTGASSGIGYGYCQWLLKQGYHIIGVSRHTEWAKELQQQFPEQTIVDLSYDLSVPENCYALFEEIKQYHIVLFINNAGFGKKDLFITIPLADELKMINLNIQAVHILTKLFTQYFIEQKKGRIINIYSLAAFFPGPGMATYFIMQQKHIF
- a CDS encoding transposase, coding for MIQISLLGQSSKMISHFIKTSPKTAWYNRQKIMKSKQLENTQLKFKTLNGQIQIDETFIKEIHKGNFKDKFDKRKIHLDSFSTNTKCCIQMAVDSNNNIYVKSTNTKRLQKQWIIENINKQLIKENSIIISDMQPLYLLVSKQTNSILLATKTIINPDASYRKLNKISKLQSNLKESLIHYHGLGFTNIQNYLNLWKWKYQHKGLTPNQQLSVLYFNV
- a CDS encoding DEAD/DEAH box helicase, which encodes MNFNTLNLYPSLQRMIVKMGYTNLTEIQEKAIPVALNNQDIIGKSHTGTGKTVAFILPILQNLNTHLKQPQAIILCPTHELASQIIDQVRKFATYLEGVNATLICGGSHIQRQIYALRKSNIIVGTPGRIADHINRKTLRLDKIKTIVLDEADEMLKMGFKNDLDKVFQNAPKQYQTLLFSATMSKQVLEIANNYQNNPVEIVVTKNVIEQNNIRQQYVNALSFHKEDVLIALYKHLQPKRSIIFSNTKVFTNKIAEMLTNNGIPCCTINGDKSRYERKRAMRLFRDGKVQVMVATDVAARGIDIDNIDYVINYDIPIERESYIHRIGRTARAGATGVAISIVSNRNDLREIQHLGTYQKKKIELLDITTYDLKQKPQGTKNFSSSNKKATFNQKNNNFKYEYSYLDNKKNQSNTKKKFNTQGNKKWKQKKQKFDKSNFTFNRI